The Delphinus delphis chromosome 2, mDelDel1.2, whole genome shotgun sequence genome contains a region encoding:
- the LYSMD4 gene encoding lysM and putative peptidoglycan-binding domain-containing protein 4 yields the protein MRQKEVLAKTFQGPAMVCRTPTSHIYMFENGVGDSGDSSEEESHQVALRPRGKERQKKGAHHPHQPGAGDVVLLQRELAQEDSLNKLALQYGCKVADIKKVNNFIREQDLYALKSVKIPVKNHGILTETHKELRPLLSSSTETRVTFEEQPDPDRAAVSAGASSKTLTDFFKGIDQNIEHAVQSEIFLSESCCIETSSQPLLPTPPKIPTNGADCGIQRWNAVFIMLLIGIVLPVFYLVYFKIQTTSEIPSSLNTTAVPNGSMAVSAVLGQSPKLAIPLPTIPSSDSQFSQTTHGKN from the exons ATGAGGCAGAAGGAAGTGTTAGCCAAGACCTTCCAAGGCCCAGCCATGGTCTGTAGGACTCCGACCAGCCACATTTACATGTTTGAGAATGGTGTTGGGGACTCCGGGGACTCCTCTGAGGAAGAGTCCCACCAAGTAGCTCTGCGGCCCCGGGGCAAGGAGCGCCAGAAGAAGGGTGCCCACCACCCTCACCAGCCAGGAGCAGGGGACGTGGTGCTGCTGCAGCGGGAGCTGGCCCAGGAGGACAGCCTCAACAAGCTCGCTCTTCAGTATGGCTGCAAA GTTGCAGATATCAAGAAAGTCAACAACTTCATCAGAGAACAAGACTTATATGCTTTGAAATCTGTTAAGATTCCAGTGAAAAACCACGGGATACTAACAGAGACCCACAAAGAACTCAGACCCCTCCTGAGCTCATCTACAGAGACCAGAGTGACCTTCGAGGAGCAGCCAGACCCAGACAGAGCAGCTGTCAGTGCCGGTGCCTCGTCTAAGACACTGACGGATTTCTTTAAGGGCATTGACCAGAATATTGAGCATGCAGTGCAGTCAGAAATCTTTTTGAGTGAAAGTTGCTGCATAGAGACCTCCAGTCAGCCATTGCTTCCGACTCCTCCGAAGATACCTACAAACGGTGCAGACTGTGGAATTCAGAGGTGGAATGCTGTTTTTATCATGCTTCTGATTGGAATTGTTTTACCAGTGTTTTATTTggtctattttaaaatacaaactactaGTGAGATCCCTAGTAGCTTGAATACAACTGCTGTCCCTAATGGCTCGATGGCAGTGAGTGCAGTTCTAGGGCAATCCCCCAAATTAGCGATTCCATTGCCAACCATCCCCTCTTCAGACAGCCAGTTCAGTCAGACCACCCACGGGAAGAACTAG